In Bacillota bacterium, a single window of DNA contains:
- a CDS encoding 3-methyl-2-oxobutanoate dehydrogenase subunit VorB: MGQRVLMKGNEAIAEAAIKAGCLFFFGYPITPQNELPEYMSRRMPEVGGTFVQAESEVAAINMVYGAAGAGARVMTSSSSPGISLKQEGISYMAGAELPAVIVNIVRGGPGLGSIQPGQGDYFQSVKGGGHGDYKLVVLAPANLQEAVDLVTEAFDIADQYRNPVLILGDGLLGQMMEPVEFRPLPERSLPPKDWATNGLRNHRGHKNVVNSLVLQAVGLEAHNVHLQAKYARIKDAEQKAELLYCDDAEVVVVAYGSTARIAKTAILELREKGHKVGLLRPITLWPFPENAFNAIIPTVKTFLCLEMSAGQMVEDVRLVINGRRPVEFYGRMGGIVPTPEEIAARILESMGVTSNG, from the coding sequence ATGGGTCAACGTGTCTTGATGAAGGGTAATGAAGCCATTGCCGAAGCGGCTATAAAAGCGGGTTGCCTTTTTTTCTTCGGGTATCCGATTACCCCCCAGAACGAGCTGCCTGAATATATGTCGCGCCGCATGCCAGAGGTAGGAGGCACCTTTGTGCAGGCGGAGAGCGAAGTGGCGGCCATAAACATGGTGTATGGGGCGGCTGGCGCTGGGGCGAGAGTGATGACCTCCTCTTCTAGCCCAGGAATCAGTTTGAAACAAGAGGGAATCTCCTACATGGCAGGGGCTGAACTGCCCGCTGTTATCGTCAATATCGTGCGCGGCGGCCCTGGTCTGGGCAGTATCCAGCCCGGGCAGGGAGATTATTTTCAGTCTGTAAAGGGCGGCGGGCATGGTGACTACAAACTGGTGGTCTTGGCTCCCGCTAATTTGCAGGAAGCTGTCGATTTAGTAACAGAAGCCTTCGATATCGCCGATCAGTACCGCAACCCCGTCCTCATTCTGGGGGATGGCCTACTGGGCCAGATGATGGAACCGGTAGAATTTAGGCCCCTGCCTGAGCGCAGTTTGCCGCCTAAAGACTGGGCGACGAATGGTTTGCGCAACCATAGAGGGCATAAAAATGTAGTCAATTCACTGGTGCTGCAGGCCGTTGGTTTGGAAGCGCACAATGTGCACCTGCAAGCCAAGTATGCTCGTATCAAGGACGCTGAGCAAAAGGCGGAGCTACTCTACTGTGATGACGCCGAGGTCGTGGTTGTCGCTTATGGCTCGACGGCGCGTATAGCGAAGACCGCCATCCTAGAATTGCGTGAAAAAGGGCATAAAGTTGGCTTACTCAGGCCCATTACCCTATGGCCGTTCCCAGAAAATGCTTTCAACGCGATTATACCCACCGTCAAGACTTTCTTGTGCCTGGAGATGAGTGCCGGGCAAATGGTCGAAGATGTGCGCTTAGTAATTAACGGCCGGAGGCCTGTGGAGTTTTACGGACGCATGGGGGGCATTGTCCCTACTCCAGAAGAGATTGCGGCCCGAATCCTTGAGAGCATGGGGGTGACTAGTAATGGCTAA
- a CDS encoding D-alanine--D-alanine ligase yields MKERIIILFGGRSAEHEVSVQSAKSVISNLDEREFVPLPVGITKSGRWVAGLDPREVLARGDKAVLEPPTEEASSIATILAQGDVVFPVLHGPFGEDGKMQGLLEIMDIPYVGSGVASSALGMDKIFQKIIYRQMGLPVVEFLWTSAFSYEKKPTDFLLRVKEQLGFPCFVKPANMGSSVGINKALDEESLRQCVSIALRYDRKVLVEKLAKGREIECSVMGNDEPCASLPGEIVPNDDYYSYTAKYESPSTLYIPAALTPQQVVEVQTLALKAYEALDCAGLARVDFFLTAQGQIYVNELNTMPGFTAISMYPKMWEASGVSYAALISKLIRLAQAKYAEKRRISVSHRESL; encoded by the coding sequence ATGAAAGAGCGCATCATTATCCTTTTTGGAGGACGTTCCGCCGAGCACGAAGTTTCTGTGCAATCAGCAAAATCGGTCATCTCTAATCTAGACGAGAGAGAATTCGTGCCGCTTCCCGTTGGTATTACCAAGAGTGGAAGGTGGGTAGCGGGGCTTGACCCGAGAGAAGTCCTCGCCCGTGGCGATAAAGCAGTGCTAGAGCCCCCGACAGAGGAAGCAAGCTCTATCGCCACCATCTTGGCGCAGGGTGATGTGGTTTTCCCGGTGCTGCACGGTCCTTTCGGTGAAGATGGCAAAATGCAGGGTTTACTGGAAATCATGGATATTCCCTATGTCGGGTCGGGGGTGGCAAGTTCGGCGCTAGGAATGGACAAGATCTTCCAAAAAATCATCTACCGTCAAATGGGCCTCCCAGTCGTCGAATTTTTGTGGACTAGCGCTTTTTCTTACGAAAAAAAACCTACGGACTTCCTTCTACGTGTAAAAGAGCAACTAGGTTTTCCGTGCTTTGTCAAGCCTGCTAATATGGGATCAAGTGTCGGTATTAACAAGGCACTCGATGAAGAATCACTCCGCCAGTGTGTTTCTATCGCGCTCCGATACGACCGCAAAGTACTAGTAGAGAAGCTTGCTAAAGGGCGTGAAATTGAATGCAGTGTCATGGGCAATGACGAACCCTGTGCCTCGTTGCCAGGTGAAATTGTGCCCAATGATGACTACTACAGCTACACCGCCAAGTACGAGTCGCCGTCTACACTCTACATACCAGCGGCTTTGACACCACAGCAAGTTGTAGAAGTACAGACTTTAGCTCTCAAGGCCTACGAGGCCTTAGACTGCGCTGGGCTAGCGAGGGTTGACTTCTTCCTCACTGCTCAAGGCCAAATTTACGTGAACGAACTAAACACCATGCCTGGGTTTACTGCTATCTCTATGTATCCTAAAATGTGGGAAGCGTCGGGCGTTTCGTATGCCGCGCTTATCAGTAAGCTAATTCGCCTTGCCCAAGCGAAGTACGCCGAGAAACGCAGGATTTCCGTAAGTCATAGAGAATCATTATAG
- a CDS encoding D-alanyl-D-alanine carboxypeptidase — MRYLKTLFCLVLIVLLVANTASSVSLVASRAVLVAQGGSDLLFNRGADVRHPPASITKVLTAILALERGNLDAQVTFSQQAVSVGGSSLNARAGDTFTLRDLVYAAMLISANDASNAIAEHLAGSLDSFNEMMNERAIELGMRNSQFRNAHGMPEQGHFSTARDLALLGLHAHTVPLFTEIAGTERYVLSSGRVLHNQNRLLGEYWGVKGGKTGFTDEAGQCLLLIAERGGLVLVSVVLGSEGRNLWSDSEALLNFGFNNFTRQVLVSARQTLGLLEVPLAGEVLVVAKNELSRVVRTAVVRQAVPHIDLELQKSLWPPLKPGQVVGEAIVTADGAQLGRVELTVPSYVPLFTAARVSIVIGVMTLFFAVVKLRRRWRR; from the coding sequence ATGCGATACCTAAAGACGCTTTTTTGTCTTGTGCTGATAGTTCTTTTGGTGGCTAACACGGCCTCGTCTGTTTCTCTGGTCGCCTCACGAGCAGTACTAGTAGCGCAGGGAGGGTCTGATCTTCTCTTTAATCGGGGAGCTGATGTACGTCACCCACCTGCTAGTATAACCAAGGTCTTGACAGCGATATTGGCGCTAGAGAGAGGTAATCTCGACGCTCAAGTCACCTTTAGCCAGCAGGCCGTGTCTGTGGGGGGCTCTTCGCTGAACGCTAGGGCGGGTGATACCTTCACCCTGCGCGATCTTGTCTATGCCGCCATGTTGATTTCCGCCAATGACGCTAGTAACGCCATAGCGGAACACTTAGCGGGTAGCCTAGATAGTTTTAACGAGATGATGAATGAGCGCGCCATCGAATTAGGTATGCGAAATTCTCAGTTTCGCAATGCCCACGGCATGCCGGAGCAGGGGCATTTCTCCACCGCAAGGGACCTCGCTCTACTCGGGCTCCACGCCCACACCGTCCCTCTCTTTACAGAGATTGCGGGAACTGAGCGCTATGTTTTAAGTAGCGGCCGGGTGCTACACAACCAGAACCGTCTCCTCGGGGAGTACTGGGGTGTCAAGGGTGGGAAAACTGGTTTTACAGATGAGGCTGGACAATGTCTGCTTCTCATTGCCGAGCGGGGCGGCTTGGTGCTAGTTAGCGTAGTGCTAGGTTCTGAGGGTCGTAATCTTTGGTCGGACTCCGAGGCACTACTCAACTTTGGCTTCAATAATTTTACACGCCAAGTGCTCGTCAGTGCTAGACAAACGCTCGGGCTACTTGAAGTGCCCTTGGCGGGAGAAGTATTGGTGGTGGCCAAGAACGAGCTCTCTCGCGTTGTTCGCACCGCTGTAGTGAGACAAGCCGTGCCGCACATAGATTTAGAGCTGCAGAAGAGTCTGTGGCCACCCCTTAAGCCGGGACAAGTGGTGGGAGAAGCCATCGTCACGGCGGACGGCGCACAACTAGGTAGGGTGGAATTAACCGTTCCCTCCTATGTGCCTCTCTTTACTGCAGCGCGTGTCAGTATAGTCATAGGTGTAATGACGCTATTCTTTGCGGTGGTCAAGTTGAGACGGAGGTGGCGCAGATGA
- a CDS encoding 2-oxoacid:acceptor oxidoreductase family protein, which translates to MTLDVIMAGFGGQGVMLMGQLLTYAGMVLGKQVSWMPSYGPEMRGGTANCTVIVSDEEIGSPVVTRPDVVIALNLPSLDKFEEVVEVGGVLIYNSSLIKRRPTRTDIRVIEIAANDIAAELGNPRVANMVALGALLEATRVVSDESMEQALRKALPAHRQDMLPLNMQAISLGRAAVNLTLV; encoded by the coding sequence GTGACTTTAGACGTTATTATGGCGGGTTTTGGTGGACAAGGTGTCATGCTCATGGGGCAACTTTTGACCTATGCGGGCATGGTTCTGGGGAAACAAGTCTCCTGGATGCCCTCTTACGGGCCAGAAATGCGGGGTGGCACTGCTAATTGCACCGTGATTGTCTCCGATGAAGAAATTGGGTCTCCGGTAGTGACGCGTCCCGATGTGGTGATTGCCCTCAACTTGCCTTCTCTCGATAAATTTGAAGAAGTGGTTGAAGTCGGCGGAGTGCTCATCTACAATAGCTCTCTAATCAAGCGCCGGCCCACTCGCACTGATATTCGCGTTATAGAGATTGCGGCGAATGACATCGCGGCAGAGCTTGGTAACCCTCGCGTAGCTAACATGGTGGCCCTTGGCGCCTTGCTCGAAGCGACCCGTGTAGTTAGTGACGAGAGTATGGAACAGGCTCTTAGGAAAGCGCTCCCCGCCCACAGGCAAGACATGCTACCCCTCAATATGCAAGCCATTAGCCTGGGTCGTGCCGCGGTGAACCTAACTCTCGTCTAG
- the buk gene encoding butyrate kinase produces the protein MTKHFILSINPGSTSTKIALFENDSLLMEDNLSHSNEDLAPFKRIADQYSFRRQVIVNFLTDRGFDVAKLSAVVGRGGLLKPIASGTYAVNDAMVRDLHAAERGEHASNLGGLLAKDLADELGIPSFIVDPVVVDELQDVARLSGHPAITRRSIFHALNQKAVAKRYARAKGVDYKAINVIVAHLGGGVSVGAHCQGRVIDVNNALDGDGPFSPERSGSLPAGDLARLCYSGQYTLEQVKKMLTGQGGMVAYLGTNDGREVTRRMEAGDAQAGLVFKAFAYQVAKEIGAMAAALKGKVDVIILTGGLAHNSKYLVPWISEAVSFIAPLEIMPGEGEMSALCEGALRVIMGLEEARDYV, from the coding sequence ATGACAAAGCATTTCATTTTATCGATTAATCCTGGCTCAACCTCGACTAAGATCGCTCTCTTTGAAAATGACAGCCTGCTTATGGAAGATAACCTCAGCCACTCGAATGAGGACTTAGCGCCTTTTAAGCGCATCGCCGACCAGTATTCATTCCGCCGCCAAGTTATCGTGAATTTCCTCACAGACCGGGGTTTTGACGTTGCCAAACTATCTGCCGTGGTGGGTAGAGGAGGCTTGCTTAAGCCCATTGCGTCGGGAACCTATGCGGTAAATGACGCTATGGTGCGCGACTTGCATGCTGCAGAACGGGGGGAGCATGCCAGTAACTTAGGTGGTCTCCTGGCCAAGGACTTAGCAGATGAACTAGGGATTCCTTCTTTTATAGTTGACCCAGTGGTAGTGGACGAATTACAGGACGTAGCGCGGCTGTCTGGCCACCCCGCCATTACACGTCGCAGCATTTTTCACGCGCTTAATCAAAAGGCTGTCGCCAAGCGCTATGCGCGCGCCAAGGGAGTGGACTACAAAGCAATTAATGTCATTGTTGCCCATCTTGGTGGTGGCGTGTCGGTGGGTGCCCACTGTCAGGGTCGTGTCATCGATGTCAACAATGCGCTCGATGGCGATGGACCATTTTCGCCGGAACGTAGCGGCAGCTTGCCTGCGGGTGACTTGGCTAGACTTTGTTACAGTGGCCAGTACACTTTGGAGCAAGTAAAGAAAATGCTCACTGGACAAGGCGGCATGGTGGCCTATCTTGGCACTAATGATGGCCGTGAAGTGACGCGCCGCATGGAAGCTGGTGATGCGCAGGCGGGGTTGGTGTTTAAAGCCTTTGCTTACCAAGTAGCCAAAGAGATTGGCGCGATGGCCGCTGCACTGAAGGGTAAGGTTGACGTGATTATCCTCACCGGAGGTTTAGCCCACAACAGTAAGTACCTTGTCCCCTGGATAAGCGAAGCCGTTTCTTTCATCGCCCCTCTGGAAATTATGCCCGGTGAGGGCGAGATGTCGGCTCTCTGTGAAGGCGCGCTGCGGGTTATCATGGGCCTTGAAGAAGCCCGCGACTATGTCTAG
- a CDS encoding phosphate butyryltransferase, giving the protein MIKSFTELLAQAKQGPRRRVAVAAAEDVEVISALYAAQSAGIAEAFLVGDAEKIRSLAAEAHISLSGMEIIDVPDKMLAAKAAVSLVREGRAQMLMKGLIGTADILRAVLDKEQGLRSGRVLSHVAIIEVPTYHKLLFMSDGGQNIAPDLAQKAEILQNAVDIARALGVVRPKVAPLAAVEVVNPKMQATVDAYELQLMAQRGELKDCLVHGPLALDGAISAEAAEHKGIKSQVAGDVDVLLVPNIEVGNVLYKTLVYLSRARVAGLIAGATAPIVLTSRSDSPESKLLSIACASVVAGR; this is encoded by the coding sequence TTGATTAAGTCATTTACAGAGCTGCTCGCACAAGCTAAGCAAGGTCCGCGACGGAGGGTGGCAGTTGCCGCCGCTGAAGATGTCGAAGTTATCTCTGCACTCTACGCCGCGCAGAGTGCCGGCATAGCCGAGGCCTTTTTAGTGGGAGACGCCGAGAAAATTCGCTCGTTGGCTGCCGAGGCCCATATTTCTTTAAGCGGTATGGAAATCATTGATGTGCCTGACAAGATGTTGGCGGCCAAGGCGGCAGTTAGCCTAGTGCGCGAAGGTCGGGCGCAGATGTTGATGAAAGGACTTATTGGGACGGCTGATATTCTGCGCGCCGTGCTCGACAAAGAACAAGGACTGCGCAGTGGTCGCGTCTTGAGTCATGTGGCCATTATCGAAGTGCCGACTTACCATAAACTCTTGTTTATGAGTGATGGTGGTCAAAATATTGCTCCTGACCTGGCGCAAAAAGCAGAAATACTGCAGAACGCGGTTGATATAGCTCGTGCCCTGGGTGTGGTAAGGCCGAAAGTAGCTCCCTTGGCGGCCGTAGAAGTTGTCAACCCCAAAATGCAGGCCACTGTCGATGCTTACGAGCTGCAGTTGATGGCGCAGCGCGGTGAGCTAAAGGATTGCCTAGTGCATGGTCCCTTGGCGCTCGATGGTGCCATTAGCGCTGAGGCCGCAGAGCACAAGGGCATTAAGTCGCAAGTGGCGGGTGATGTCGATGTCTTGCTTGTGCCAAATATTGAGGTTGGCAATGTACTCTACAAGACTCTTGTGTACCTATCGCGCGCCCGCGTAGCAGGGCTTATCGCTGGTGCCACGGCCCCCATCGTACTGACTTCACGTTCTGATTCACCCGAGTCCAAGCTTTTATCTATTGCCTGTGCAAGCGTTGTTGCGGGGAGGTAG
- the xerD gene encoding site-specific tyrosine recombinase XerD: METYIREYLDHIGVEQGLAKNTLESYGRDLRQFKDYMVQAALDWQQLDRQQIRLYLEQLRNQGKSTATVSRCLSSIRSFFRFLHREGKLSYDPAAALDTPKVHKRLPKVLNLHEVERLLFEPTDATPAGLRDKAMFEVLYATGIRVSELVSLQMIDVNLEVGVLRCFGKGDKERMVPLGSVAVTALNSYIAKGRPKMVQRAIVASLFVNHHGRQMTRQGFWKLFKKHAKEAQIPVNVTPHTMRHSFATHLLENGADLRAVQEMLGHADISTTQIYTHVTKSRLREVYDKAHPRA; encoded by the coding sequence GTGGAGACATACATTAGGGAATATCTTGACCATATCGGGGTTGAGCAGGGGTTAGCAAAAAACACCTTGGAATCCTATGGGCGAGATCTACGCCAGTTCAAAGATTACATGGTACAAGCCGCCCTAGATTGGCAACAACTAGACCGGCAGCAAATTCGCCTGTATCTAGAACAATTGCGCAATCAAGGAAAGTCTACGGCTACAGTATCACGCTGCCTTTCGTCAATTCGTTCATTTTTTCGCTTTCTTCATCGCGAAGGCAAGCTATCGTACGACCCGGCGGCAGCGCTCGATACGCCCAAGGTGCATAAGCGACTGCCAAAAGTGCTTAACTTGCATGAAGTCGAGAGACTTCTCTTTGAGCCAACTGACGCGACTCCAGCGGGGCTCCGGGACAAGGCCATGTTTGAAGTGCTATATGCCACAGGCATCCGTGTATCAGAGTTGGTATCGCTCCAGATGATCGACGTCAACTTGGAGGTAGGGGTGTTGCGTTGCTTTGGCAAGGGTGACAAAGAACGCATGGTGCCTTTAGGCTCGGTAGCTGTAACAGCGCTTAACTCCTACATCGCTAAAGGGCGCCCAAAAATGGTGCAGAGAGCTATAGTCGCCTCCCTTTTTGTTAATCACCATGGGCGACAAATGACTCGGCAAGGTTTTTGGAAGTTATTCAAGAAGCATGCCAAGGAAGCCCAAATACCAGTCAATGTCACCCCTCATACCATGCGCCACTCGTTCGCCACACATCTACTCGAGAACGGCGCTGATCTGAGAGCAGTACAAGAGATGCTTGGTCATGCTGATATCAGCACTACGCAAATTTACACACATGTAACTAAATCACGGCTGCGGGAAGTCTATGACAAGGCTCATCCGCGTGCATAG
- a CDS encoding 4Fe-4S binding protein: MAQVVFNEERCKGCELCTIVCPVKIVIMQEKYNKRGFSPAGVSDMSKCIGCAACARICPDVVITVQK; this comes from the coding sequence ATGGCCCAAGTTGTTTTTAACGAAGAGAGATGTAAAGGATGCGAGCTGTGTACCATTGTCTGTCCGGTCAAGATAGTAATTATGCAGGAAAAGTACAACAAGCGAGGTTTTAGTCCTGCCGGGGTAAGTGACATGTCCAAGTGTATTGGGTGCGCGGCTTGTGCCCGCATCTGTCCCGATGTAGTCATTACGGTTCAAAAGTAG
- a CDS encoding 2-oxoglutarate oxidoreductase, with amino-acid sequence MAKVFGYPDSLTDMPTHYCPGCTHGIIHRLIAEVIDELGIVDRTVGVAPVGCAVLAYNYFTCDMQEAAHGRAPAVATGIKRVIPDGIVFTYQGDGDLASIGCAEIVHAAARGEQITTVFVNNGIYGMTGGQMAPTTLPGDKTSTSPYGRDTIKQGFPIRVSEMLATLDGPAYIARVSVHNVAHIVKAKRAIKKAFEYQVAGKGFTLVEVLSTCPTNWGLTPKESLDKVQRDMMPYYPLGEYKDIEAGEKK; translated from the coding sequence ATGGCTAAAGTGTTTGGCTATCCTGATTCTCTCACCGATATGCCGACCCACTACTGTCCAGGATGCACGCATGGCATTATTCATCGTCTTATTGCCGAAGTTATCGACGAGCTAGGTATAGTCGATAGAACGGTAGGAGTAGCTCCGGTTGGCTGCGCAGTCTTGGCCTACAACTACTTCACTTGTGATATGCAAGAGGCCGCGCACGGCAGGGCTCCTGCTGTGGCGACTGGTATCAAGCGTGTTATTCCCGATGGCATTGTCTTTACCTATCAAGGGGACGGAGACTTGGCATCCATAGGTTGTGCGGAGATAGTGCATGCCGCTGCCCGGGGTGAGCAAATTACTACCGTATTCGTTAACAATGGCATCTATGGCATGACGGGTGGACAAATGGCGCCCACCACTCTCCCCGGTGATAAAACTTCGACTTCTCCTTACGGCCGCGACACTATTAAGCAAGGTTTTCCGATTAGAGTCTCGGAGATGTTGGCGACCCTAGATGGTCCGGCTTACATCGCCAGGGTGTCAGTGCACAATGTGGCGCATATCGTGAAGGCTAAACGTGCCATTAAGAAGGCCTTTGAGTACCAAGTGGCCGGTAAAGGCTTTACTCTAGTTGAGGTTCTCTCTACTTGCCCTACGAACTGGGGTCTCACGCCGAAAGAATCGCTCGACAAGGTGCAGCGCGACATGATGCCTTACTACCCCTTGGGCGAGTACAAAGACATCGAGGCAGGTGAGAAGAAGTGA
- the buk gene encoding butyrate kinase: MTKYVLLIINPGSTSTKVALYEGSECYRQENLSHSAEDLALYPEVVAQYPFRLQKVEEFLASVLADLGGEARLDAVAGIGGLLRPLQGGTYVVNEALILDLQQGVQGQHASNLGGLLAAGIASRFGVGAYIVDPVAVDEFEDVSRLSGHPLIVRRSLSHALNIKAVARRVCHEHGQSLALCNFVVAHLGGGISVAALRGGRIIDVNNANEMGPFSPERTGSLPAGDLARLCFSGKFTAAEMKKQIAGQGGMVAYLATNDVREAYRRADQGDAFAKLVISAMTYQIGKEIGSMAAALQGRVDAVILTGGLANSQRFVQEIAQYVDFIAPLRVCPGEDEMLALAEGVCRVLDGDEEANIY; this comes from the coding sequence TTGACCAAGTATGTCTTACTGATTATTAACCCTGGCAGTACTTCAACCAAGGTCGCTCTCTACGAGGGTAGTGAGTGCTACAGACAAGAAAATCTAAGTCATTCGGCGGAGGATTTGGCGCTCTACCCTGAAGTGGTCGCCCAATATCCCTTCAGACTGCAGAAAGTAGAGGAATTCCTCGCCTCTGTTCTCGCTGACTTGGGTGGCGAAGCTAGACTTGATGCCGTGGCTGGTATCGGTGGCTTGTTGCGCCCACTACAAGGCGGGACTTATGTCGTGAATGAGGCTCTAATTCTAGACTTGCAGCAGGGTGTTCAAGGTCAGCACGCTTCAAATTTAGGTGGACTACTTGCGGCAGGCATTGCCAGTCGCTTCGGGGTCGGGGCCTACATTGTGGACCCTGTGGCGGTGGACGAGTTTGAAGATGTTTCTCGCCTTTCCGGGCACCCTTTAATAGTACGTCGTAGTCTGAGTCATGCCTTGAATATTAAGGCTGTAGCGCGCCGTGTCTGTCATGAGCACGGGCAGAGCCTAGCTCTCTGCAATTTTGTGGTAGCCCACTTGGGTGGCGGGATATCGGTGGCGGCACTGCGTGGAGGCCGCATCATCGATGTAAACAATGCCAATGAGATGGGTCCTTTTTCACCTGAGCGCACAGGTTCCTTGCCGGCGGGAGATTTGGCGCGTCTATGTTTTAGCGGCAAATTCACCGCGGCCGAGATGAAGAAACAGATTGCTGGTCAGGGTGGTATGGTGGCTTACTTAGCCACGAATGATGTCCGTGAAGCATATCGTCGGGCAGATCAAGGTGATGCCTTCGCAAAATTGGTAATTTCTGCCATGACCTACCAGATAGGCAAAGAGATAGGCAGCATGGCCGCCGCGCTACAGGGCAGGGTGGATGCCGTCATTCTAACCGGAGGACTTGCGAACTCGCAGCGCTTTGTGCAAGAGATTGCCCAGTATGTTGATTTTATCGCCCCACTTCGTGTCTGCCCGGGTGAGGATGAGATGCTAGCTCTCGCCGAAGGCGTGTGCCGGGTTTTGGACGGAGACGAAGAGGCTAATATATATTAA
- a CDS encoding pyridoxal phosphate-dependent aminotransferase, whose protein sequence is MDIPASPIRKLVPFADAAKERGTKVYHLNIGQPDIETPAQMWDKIRHFDEKVLAYGPSNGLLEFRQGLAKYYANYGVHVKPSEIIVTTGGSEALLFAMLATCDPGDEVLVPEPFYANYNGFAVYGTITIVPVTTLAEDGFRLPAKERFAAKITPRTRAILISNPGNPTGVVYTKAELEVLAELAIEHDLFIIADEVYREFIYDGEEFTSIMTIPGMAEHAIIADSISKRFSACGARVGNIVTHNKTLLDSMMRFAQARLCPPTLEQYGAIGALEVPESYFADVLVEYQKRRDIVYAGVMSIPGAVCKQPKGAFYVVAKLPIDDGDAFAEWMLAKFSLEGATTMVAPAAGFYATPGLGRDEVRIAYVLNSADLERAMHILAKGVLAYRQEKGL, encoded by the coding sequence ATGGACATACCTGCCTCACCCATACGCAAGCTTGTTCCTTTTGCAGATGCGGCGAAGGAACGGGGCACCAAGGTGTATCATCTAAACATCGGTCAACCAGATATCGAGACCCCGGCACAGATGTGGGACAAAATCAGGCATTTCGACGAAAAGGTGCTCGCCTATGGACCTTCTAATGGTCTGCTCGAGTTCCGCCAAGGCTTGGCTAAGTATTATGCAAATTATGGTGTTCATGTAAAGCCGAGCGAGATTATTGTCACCACTGGCGGTAGTGAGGCTCTGCTCTTTGCCATGCTGGCTACTTGTGATCCGGGGGATGAAGTCCTCGTTCCTGAACCCTTTTACGCCAACTACAATGGTTTTGCTGTGTATGGCACCATCACCATCGTGCCCGTGACTACCTTGGCTGAAGATGGCTTTCGCCTGCCCGCTAAGGAACGTTTTGCCGCGAAGATAACGCCGCGTACCCGTGCCATACTTATCAGTAATCCCGGCAACCCCACGGGCGTGGTCTACACTAAGGCTGAACTAGAGGTGCTGGCAGAATTAGCCATAGAGCATGACCTCTTTATCATCGCCGATGAAGTGTACCGCGAATTCATTTATGACGGAGAAGAGTTCACCAGCATTATGACCATACCTGGTATGGCCGAGCACGCCATTATAGCCGACAGTATCAGCAAGCGTTTTAGCGCTTGTGGTGCTCGTGTGGGCAATATAGTTACCCACAACAAAACACTGCTCGATTCCATGATGCGTTTCGCACAAGCTAGGCTGTGCCCGCCCACTCTCGAACAGTATGGCGCCATAGGTGCTTTAGAGGTTCCTGAATCATACTTTGCGGATGTGCTGGTCGAATATCAAAAGCGCCGCGACATAGTTTACGCGGGCGTGATGAGTATTCCTGGCGCAGTTTGCAAGCAGCCTAAGGGGGCCTTCTATGTCGTGGCCAAGCTACCTATTGATGATGGGGATGCCTTTGCGGAGTGGATGTTAGCAAAGTTTAGTTTAGAGGGAGCAACCACCATGGTGGCCCCTGCCGCTGGTTTTTACGCGACGCCTGGCTTAGGCCGCGATGAAGTGCGCATTGCCTACGTGCTGAATTCTGCTGACTTAGAACGAGCCATGCACATCTTAGCCAAGGGCGTTCTAGCATACAGGCAAGAGAAGGGGCTCTAG
- the spoIIM gene encoding stage II sporulation protein M, protein MKTDVFLEHLRERWLAFTLSVAMFVIGTISGAITITAVTFHQRQDLIRYINTYFDSIMVGTLEAPPWQSVLWANFQVVAMVWLCGLLVFGVPAILILLLMRGFIIGFSVGFLVEEFGLRGFFFALSSIIPHNLLAVPALVGLSALSISFSLAVIFGARSRAVLRKSGSPITRFALHTIPYVGLMVLASLVEVFVTPVFIRAAQALF, encoded by the coding sequence GTGAAGACGGATGTTTTTCTAGAGCACTTGCGGGAGCGCTGGCTGGCCTTTACTTTATCTGTGGCCATGTTTGTCATCGGCACGATAAGCGGAGCCATCACGATTACCGCCGTCACTTTTCACCAGAGACAGGACTTAATTCGCTACATCAACACTTACTTTGACAGCATCATGGTGGGGACTCTTGAAGCTCCGCCTTGGCAAAGTGTTTTGTGGGCAAACTTTCAAGTAGTGGCGATGGTGTGGCTTTGTGGTCTGTTGGTCTTTGGTGTACCTGCGATTCTTATCTTGTTGCTTATGCGCGGCTTTATCATTGGCTTCAGCGTGGGTTTTCTAGTAGAGGAGTTTGGACTACGGGGCTTCTTCTTTGCGCTCTCATCCATTATTCCCCACAATCTTCTGGCCGTACCCGCCCTAGTGGGACTAAGCGCACTAAGCATATCTTTTTCCTTGGCAGTCATCTTTGGGGCCAGGTCACGCGCAGTTTTACGTAAAAGTGGCTCACCCATCACCAGATTTGCCCTCCATACCATTCCTTATGTAGGGCTCATGGTGCTAGCTAGCCTAGTAGAGGTCTTTGTCACCCCGGTGTTTATTCGCGCGGCACAGGCACTGTTTTAG